In Thauera aromatica K172, one DNA window encodes the following:
- the mnmC gene encoding bifunctional tRNA (5-methylaminomethyl-2-thiouridine)(34)-methyltransferase MnmD/FAD-dependent 5-carboxymethylaminomethyl-2-thiouridine(34) oxidoreductase MnmC has protein sequence MAAQPLVPARLAFAEDGTPWSDTFGDVYHSTDGGLGQAHHVFLAGNGLPQRWRGRERFVVLETGFGLGLNFLATWASWRDDPERCGRLHFVSCELHPFGTDDLARLHRRWPQFAELSAALRAQWPVLAPGLHRLHLDGERITLTLYLGDAREGLAQLVARADAFYLDGFSPARNPELWSPQLCRQLAHLAAPGATLATWSVAGAVRRNLHDAGFELAKAAGFGGKRQMLRGRLPGAAGTAPQPAGGTPDAAPRRHALIVGAGLAGCALAERLAARGWRVELIDAAAGPARGASGNLAGVLRPLPSVDDNRMSRLTRAGTLYGWRHIARLRAAGESVKAAACGVLHLAHDAPQAAKMRAVVERLGLPVQHLRYLTADEASALAGWPVPIGGWWFGDSGWVHPPSLCAANLARHGDRVRPHFGRKLGALQRDENGWCALDEQGTKIAGAAVLVLAIGTAVRDFVAARLLPIGSARGQVSLLPAEPGSAPRVVVCRGGYVSPEVDGQHCTGATFDIDDEDAAPRLRDHADNLARLDAMLPGITAGLAPADVGGRVGFRPTSPDRLPMVGALPAASAAATATPLAAIPRQPDAWVLSGYGARGLVWSEIAAELLASTLDGDPLPLERDLCEALDPARFLLRPPRSRATG, from the coding sequence ATGGCAGCACAACCCCTCGTTCCGGCGCGCCTCGCCTTCGCCGAAGACGGCACGCCCTGGTCCGACACCTTCGGCGACGTCTATCACTCCACCGACGGCGGGCTCGGCCAGGCGCATCACGTGTTCCTCGCCGGCAACGGCCTGCCGCAGCGCTGGCGCGGCCGCGAGCGCTTCGTGGTGCTCGAGACCGGCTTCGGCCTGGGGCTGAATTTCCTCGCCACCTGGGCTTCCTGGCGTGACGATCCCGAGCGCTGCGGGCGGCTCCACTTCGTTTCCTGCGAACTCCACCCGTTCGGCACCGACGATCTCGCCCGCCTCCACCGGCGCTGGCCGCAGTTCGCCGAACTGTCCGCGGCGCTGCGCGCGCAGTGGCCGGTGCTCGCCCCCGGCCTGCACCGCCTCCACCTCGACGGCGAGCGCATCACCCTGACGCTGTATTTGGGCGATGCGCGCGAAGGCCTGGCGCAGCTCGTCGCCCGGGCCGACGCCTTCTACCTCGACGGTTTTTCCCCGGCCAGGAACCCCGAGCTGTGGTCGCCGCAGCTTTGCCGGCAACTCGCCCACCTCGCCGCGCCGGGCGCCACGCTCGCCACCTGGTCGGTTGCCGGCGCGGTGCGCCGGAACCTGCACGACGCCGGTTTCGAGCTTGCGAAAGCCGCCGGCTTCGGCGGCAAGCGCCAGATGCTGCGCGGACGCCTGCCGGGCGCCGCCGGCACGGCGCCGCAGCCCGCGGGCGGAACGCCGGATGCGGCCCCCCGCCGCCATGCCCTGATCGTCGGCGCCGGTCTCGCCGGCTGCGCCCTGGCCGAGCGCCTCGCCGCCCGCGGCTGGCGCGTCGAGCTCATCGACGCCGCCGCCGGGCCCGCCCGCGGCGCGTCCGGCAACCTCGCCGGGGTGCTGCGCCCGCTTCCCAGCGTCGACGACAACCGCATGAGCCGGCTGACGCGCGCCGGCACCCTCTACGGCTGGCGCCACATCGCCCGCCTGCGCGCCGCGGGTGAGTCGGTGAAGGCCGCAGCGTGCGGCGTGCTGCATCTGGCGCACGACGCCCCCCAGGCGGCGAAGATGCGCGCCGTGGTCGAGCGGCTCGGCCTGCCCGTGCAGCATCTCCGTTACCTCACCGCCGACGAAGCTTCCGCCCTTGCCGGCTGGCCGGTGCCGATCGGCGGCTGGTGGTTCGGCGACAGCGGCTGGGTGCACCCGCCCAGCCTGTGCGCCGCCAACCTCGCCCGTCACGGCGATCGGGTCCGCCCCCATTTCGGCCGCAAGCTCGGCGCCCTGCAGCGCGACGAAAACGGCTGGTGCGCCCTCGACGAACAGGGCACGAAGATCGCCGGCGCGGCCGTCCTGGTGCTTGCCATCGGCACCGCGGTGCGCGACTTCGTTGCCGCCCGCCTGCTGCCGATCGGCAGTGCGCGCGGCCAGGTCTCGCTGTTGCCGGCGGAACCGGGCAGCGCGCCGCGCGTGGTCGTGTGCCGCGGTGGGTACGTCAGCCCCGAAGTCGACGGCCAGCACTGCACCGGCGCCACCTTCGACATCGACGACGAGGATGCGGCGCCACGCCTGCGCGACCACGCCGACAACCTCGCCCGGCTCGACGCCATGCTGCCGGGAATCACCGCCGGGCTCGCCCCCGCCGATGTCGGCGGCCGCGTCGGCTTCCGCCCGACTTCGCCCGACCGCCTGCCGATGGTCGGCGCCCTTCCCGCCGCATCCGCAGCCGCCACGGCCACTCCGCTCGCCGCCATCCCGCGCCAGCCAGACGCCTGGGTGCTGTCGGGCTACGGCGCGCGCGGCCTGGTGTGGTCGGAGATCGCCGCCGAGCTGCTCGCCAGCACGCTCGACGGCGACCCGCTACCGCTTGAGCGCGACCTGTGCGAGGCGCTCGATCCGGCACGCTTCCTGCTGCGCCCGCCCCGCAGCCGGGCCACCGGCTGA
- a CDS encoding ATP-binding protein has translation MFHIKTLELVHWDFWRRFSLPLDAQIITIVGPNGSGKTTLLDALRTLFALRCSGKRDYRRYVRRAERSFAWIRAVVANQPGHSGRRPFFPCLADEVTLACRIRKAGGDWIRDYTIVDGDQPIETLETTNDWIGLRDYQHRLAWGGLTPAITKVLALEQGDTDKLCEYSPKALLELVFDVFGDKEVLDNYQAAREEQKSAERELGEIGIDLERLKTQAEEKKAEANRFLEWKRLADEARALDTEIVPRLELAELEREIATEREALHRAGHERGEQLAEQREARQRLDAVRAEQDAAQAERKRLKASDGSTEQRYLAAHDRLRDLDKLLEERDALRAQLASEHGADALTLEQEHEQADAALAALRRKERELVAAFEDKTAALRAERNRAGPPGDAEVARFRVRLNADGIAHHSLAEVVEVTDPAWQGALEAILRPYRHLILLERESDRHAAWALGERERFRHFIVPERETAPPPRPLSLAEVVEFSAPVPRWLADLLNRIRRVDDADAARALPREQEWITRDGYHRERRGARHLGRPQEFHFGELARQSRIAALQDEITALDKQLQALRPRLDTAAAGLTTIRQRLLGLQSAQLLAAKAGTYASAEAELPAARKALTEAIGARSETRGELDRLTEKINGIQIELDRRTRELKAIELRLAELAREHGPRRHAQAERIVRLRRRRHAIPAHGLDTAELALLVDRYGDARGARLQFERLRRHLDEGDWITDPAVLVVRDRLAADVVVRERDYLNRQGYCATARLHSDNARAAYIAKLRATVRQYAKNLKALGELANVGVDCPTPHLENDDLSLAQAGLEVRFDFDRKGAVGLNDGEASGGQQVMKSLILLIGLLMDEARPGGFVFIDEPFAHLDVANIDRVGTFLRATRAQYLITTPVTHNANVFAPAQLTLVTRKKAPGDDWAPTIGVLQRALD, from the coding sequence ATGTTCCACATCAAGACCCTCGAACTCGTCCATTGGGATTTCTGGCGCCGCTTCTCGCTGCCGCTGGACGCGCAGATCATCACCATCGTCGGCCCCAACGGCTCGGGCAAGACCACCCTGCTCGACGCCCTGCGCACCCTCTTCGCGCTGCGCTGCTCGGGCAAGCGCGACTACCGCCGCTACGTGCGTCGCGCCGAGCGCAGCTTCGCCTGGATCCGCGCGGTCGTCGCCAACCAGCCCGGCCACAGCGGCAGGCGCCCCTTCTTCCCCTGCCTCGCCGACGAGGTCACGCTCGCCTGCCGCATCCGCAAGGCCGGCGGCGACTGGATCCGCGACTACACGATCGTCGACGGCGATCAGCCGATCGAGACCCTCGAAACCACCAACGACTGGATCGGCCTGCGCGACTACCAGCACCGCCTCGCCTGGGGCGGGTTGACGCCGGCGATCACCAAGGTGCTGGCACTGGAACAGGGCGACACCGACAAGCTGTGCGAATACTCGCCGAAGGCGCTGCTCGAGCTCGTCTTCGACGTTTTCGGCGACAAGGAAGTGCTGGACAACTACCAGGCCGCGCGCGAGGAGCAGAAATCGGCCGAGCGCGAACTCGGCGAGATCGGCATCGACCTCGAACGCCTGAAGACCCAGGCCGAAGAAAAGAAGGCCGAGGCCAACCGCTTCCTCGAATGGAAGCGGCTCGCCGACGAGGCCCGGGCGCTGGACACCGAGATCGTGCCGCGCCTGGAACTCGCCGAACTCGAGCGCGAGATCGCCACCGAGCGCGAAGCCCTGCACCGCGCCGGCCACGAGCGCGGTGAACAGCTCGCCGAACAGCGCGAAGCGCGCCAGCGCCTGGACGCGGTGCGCGCCGAGCAGGACGCCGCTCAGGCCGAGCGCAAACGGCTGAAGGCGTCCGACGGCAGCACCGAACAACGCTACCTCGCCGCCCACGACCGCCTGCGCGACCTCGACAAGCTGCTCGAAGAGCGCGACGCGCTGCGCGCCCAACTCGCCAGCGAGCACGGTGCCGACGCCCTCACGCTGGAACAGGAGCACGAACAAGCCGACGCCGCGCTTGCCGCGCTGCGCCGCAAGGAGCGCGAACTGGTCGCTGCCTTCGAGGACAAGACCGCCGCCTTGCGCGCCGAACGCAACCGCGCCGGCCCGCCGGGCGACGCCGAAGTCGCGCGCTTCCGCGTCCGCCTGAACGCCGACGGGATCGCCCACCACAGCCTCGCCGAGGTGGTCGAAGTCACCGACCCCGCCTGGCAGGGCGCACTCGAAGCCATCCTGCGCCCCTACCGCCACCTGATCCTGCTCGAGCGCGAATCCGACCGCCATGCCGCCTGGGCGCTCGGCGAGCGCGAGCGCTTCCGCCATTTCATCGTCCCCGAGCGCGAAACCGCCCCGCCGCCGCGGCCGCTGAGCCTGGCCGAGGTGGTCGAATTCAGCGCCCCGGTGCCGCGCTGGCTCGCCGACCTGCTCAACCGCATCCGCCGCGTCGACGACGCCGACGCCGCCCGCGCGCTGCCGCGCGAGCAGGAATGGATCACCCGCGACGGCTACCACCGCGAGCGCCGCGGCGCCCGCCATCTCGGCCGGCCGCAGGAATTCCACTTCGGCGAACTCGCCCGCCAGTCACGCATCGCCGCGCTGCAAGACGAGATCACCGCGCTCGACAAGCAGCTCCAGGCCCTGCGCCCCCGGCTCGACACCGCCGCCGCCGGACTCACCACGATCCGCCAGCGCCTGCTCGGTCTGCAGTCGGCCCAACTGCTCGCCGCCAAGGCCGGGACCTACGCCAGCGCCGAGGCCGAGCTGCCCGCCGCACGCAAGGCCCTGACCGAAGCGATCGGCGCGCGCAGCGAAACCCGCGGCGAGCTCGACCGCCTCACCGAAAAGATCAACGGCATCCAGATCGAACTCGACCGCCGCACCCGCGAGCTGAAGGCCATCGAGCTGCGCCTGGCCGAGCTCGCGCGCGAGCACGGCCCGCGCCGCCACGCCCAGGCCGAGCGCATCGTCCGGCTGCGCCGTCGCCGGCACGCCATCCCGGCGCACGGGCTGGACACCGCCGAACTCGCGCTCCTCGTCGACCGCTACGGCGACGCCCGCGGCGCCCGCCTGCAGTTCGAGCGCCTGCGCCGCCATCTCGACGAAGGCGACTGGATCACCGATCCCGCAGTGCTGGTCGTGCGCGACCGCCTCGCCGCCGACGTCGTCGTGCGCGAGCGCGACTACCTGAACCGCCAGGGCTACTGCGCCACCGCGCGGCTGCATAGCGACAACGCCCGCGCCGCCTACATCGCCAAGCTGCGCGCCACCGTGCGCCAGTACGCAAAAAACCTGAAAGCGCTCGGCGAGCTGGCCAACGTCGGCGTCGACTGCCCCACTCCGCATCTGGAAAACGACGACCTCTCGCTCGCCCAGGCCGGGCTCGAAGTGCGCTTCGACTTCGATCGCAAGGGCGCGGTCGGCCTCAACGACGGCGAGGCCTCGGGCGGCCAGCAGGTGATGAAGTCGCTGATCCTCTTGATCGGCCTGCTGATGGACGAGGCCCGCCCCGGCGGCTTCGTCTTCATCGACGAGCCCTTCGCCCATCTGGACGTCGCCAACATCGACCGCGTCGGCACCTTCCTCCGCGCCACCCGCGCGCAGTACCTGATCACCACTCCGGTCACCCACAACGCCAACGTCTTCGCCCCCGCCCAGCTCACCCTGGTCACACGCAAGAAGGCGCCCGGCGACGACTGGGCGCCGACCATCGGCGTCCTGCAGCGGGCGCTGGATTGA
- the prfB gene encoding peptide chain release factor 2 (programmed frameshift) produces MEAERQNAIAEKLADLAARGRELRRYLDYDVKASKLEEVNRALEDPAVWNNAERAQELGKEKRQLEDVVLTLQNIDAQSRDLKDLYELAEAEDDDDTFEAVETDLGALAAEVEKLEFRRMFGNPMDPNNCFIEIQAGAGGTEAQDWAGMLERMYLRYGEKKGFGVELMEETEGEVAGIKNCTIKFSGDYAYGYLRTETGIHRLVRKSPFDSNARRHTSFTSVFVYPEVDDSIEIDINPADLRIDTYRASGAGGQHINKTDSAVRITHEPTGIVVQCQNDRSQHKNKAEAMSMLKARLYELELRKRQAEQQKLEDSKSDIGWGHQIRSYVLDQSRIKDLRTNYEVGNTQAVLDGDLDDFIAASLKQGV; encoded by the exons ATGGAAGCCGAACGCCAGAACGCCATCGCCGAAAAACTCGCCGACCTCGCCGCCCGCGGTCGCGAACTACGGAGGTATCTT GACTACGATGTGAAAGCATCGAAGCTCGAAGAGGTTAACCGCGCACTGGAAGACCCGGCGGTGTGGAACAACGCCGAGCGCGCCCAGGAGCTCGGCAAGGAAAAGCGCCAGCTCGAAGACGTGGTGCTGACGCTGCAGAACATCGACGCGCAGTCGCGTGATCTCAAGGACCTCTACGAGCTCGCCGAAGCCGAGGACGACGACGACACTTTCGAGGCAGTCGAGACCGACCTCGGCGCGCTCGCCGCGGAAGTCGAGAAGCTCGAGTTCCGCCGCATGTTCGGCAACCCGATGGACCCCAACAACTGCTTCATCGAAATCCAGGCCGGCGCCGGCGGCACCGAAGCCCAGGACTGGGCCGGGATGCTCGAGCGCATGTACCTGCGCTACGGCGAGAAGAAGGGCTTCGGCGTCGAGCTGATGGAAGAAACCGAAGGCGAAGTCGCCGGCATCAAGAACTGCACGATCAAGTTCAGCGGCGACTACGCTTACGGCTACCTGCGCACCGAGACCGGCATCCACCGCCTGGTGCGCAAGTCGCCCTTCGACTCCAACGCCCGCCGCCACACCAGCTTCACCTCGGTGTTCGTGTACCCGGAAGTGGACGACTCGATCGAGATCGACATCAACCCGGCGGACCTGCGCATCGACACCTACCGCGCCTCGGGCGCCGGCGGCCAGCACATCAACAAGACCGACTCCGCGGTGCGCATCACCCACGAGCCGACCGGCATCGTCGTGCAGTGCCAGAACGACCGCTCGCAGCACAAGAACAAGGCCGAGGCGATGTCGATGCTGAAGGCACGCCTGTACGAGCTCGAGCTGCGCAAGCGCCAGGCCGAGCAGCAAAAGCTCGAAGACTCGAAGAGCGACATCGGCTGGGGCCACCAGATCCGCAGCTACGTCCTCGACCAGTCGCGCATCAAGGATCTGCGCACCAACTACGAAGTCGGCAACACCCAGGCCGTGCTCGACGGCGACCTCGACGACTTCATCGCGGCAAGCCTGAAGCAGGGCGTCTGA
- a CDS encoding DUF808 domain-containing protein, whose amino-acid sequence MAGGSLFLLLDDIASVLDDVATMTKVATKKTAGVLGDDLALNAQQVTGVQAERELPVVWAVAKGSLINKAILVPAALAISAFIPWLIAPLLMLGGAFLCFEGFEKLVHKFLHGKEDAEHHREVVKALVDPDTDLVALEKDKIKGAVRTDFILSAEIIVIALGVVGGLAFGTQVAVLISIAVMMTIGVYGLVAGIVKLDDAGLFLSRRANAVARGIGWAILWLAPWLMRTLSVLGTVAMFLVGGGILTHGLPPVHHLIETLTADLDGLSGALLPSLLDGVFGIVAGALVLVAVSLARRILPARTAAH is encoded by the coding sequence ATGGCCGGCGGCAGCCTGTTCCTGCTTCTCGACGACATCGCGAGCGTGCTCGACGACGTCGCCACGATGACCAAGGTCGCAACCAAGAAGACCGCCGGTGTGCTGGGCGACGACCTCGCGCTGAACGCCCAGCAGGTCACCGGCGTGCAGGCCGAGCGCGAACTGCCGGTGGTATGGGCGGTGGCGAAAGGTTCGCTGATCAACAAGGCGATCCTGGTGCCGGCGGCGCTGGCGATCAGCGCCTTCATCCCCTGGCTGATCGCCCCGCTGCTGATGCTGGGCGGCGCCTTCCTGTGCTTCGAAGGTTTCGAGAAGCTGGTGCACAAGTTCCTGCATGGCAAGGAAGATGCCGAACACCACCGCGAGGTCGTGAAGGCACTGGTCGATCCGGACACCGATCTGGTCGCGCTGGAGAAGGACAAGATCAAGGGCGCGGTGCGGACCGACTTCATCCTCTCGGCGGAAATCATCGTCATCGCGCTCGGTGTCGTCGGCGGTCTGGCCTTCGGCACCCAGGTTGCGGTGCTGATCAGCATCGCGGTGATGATGACGATCGGGGTGTATGGCCTCGTCGCCGGCATCGTCAAGCTCGACGACGCCGGGCTGTTCCTCAGTCGCCGGGCCAACGCCGTTGCGCGCGGCATCGGTTGGGCGATCCTGTGGCTGGCGCCGTGGCTGATGCGCACGCTCTCGGTGCTGGGCACGGTGGCGATGTTCCTCGTCGGCGGCGGCATCCTGACGCACGGCCTGCCGCCGGTGCATCACCTGATCGAAACCCTCACCGCCGACCTGGACGGCCTGAGCGGCGCCCTGCTGCCGAGCCTGCTCGACGGCGTGTTCGGCATCGTCGCCGGCGCGCTGGTGCTGGTGGCCGTCAGCCTCGCCAGGCGCATCCTGCCCGCGCGGACGGCCGCTCACTGA
- the lysS gene encoding lysine--tRNA ligase: MSEQTNTPPVDENHLIAERREKLAAWRASGRAFPNDFSRENTAGKLDELYGEKEAEELEATPVEVRVAGRIMLKRVMGKASFVTIQDLSGRIQLYVQRDAVGEGVYAEFKHWDIGDIVGCVGTVFKTKTGELSVKAAEIRLLTKSLRPLPDKFHGLTDVEQKYRQRYVDMIMNEQTRFTFVARSRMVQSIRNYMTGHGFLEVETPMMHPIPGGAAAKPFTTHHNALDMELFLRIAPELYLKRLVVGGFEKVFEVNRNFRNEGLSPRHNPEFTMMEFYEAYANYRTLMDFTEGLIRQAAREALGTESFVYQGRELDLSKPFHRLTIVQAIRKYHPGFTEAQLADAAWIKDKIVAFGEKVKPGGLGSLQLQLFEACAEAELWEPTFIIDYPVEVSPLARASDTDPEITERFELFIVGREIANGFSELNDPEDQAARFRAQVAAKEAGDEEAMYFDADYIRALEYGLPPTGGCGIGIDRLVMLLTDSPSIRDVILFPQMRPE, from the coding sequence ATGTCCGAACAGACCAACACCCCGCCCGTGGACGAAAACCACCTGATCGCCGAGCGCCGCGAGAAACTCGCCGCCTGGCGCGCCAGTGGCCGCGCCTTCCCCAACGACTTCTCGCGCGAGAACACCGCCGGCAAGCTCGACGAGCTGTATGGCGAGAAGGAGGCCGAAGAGCTGGAAGCCACCCCGGTCGAGGTCAGGGTCGCCGGGCGCATCATGTTGAAGCGGGTGATGGGCAAGGCGAGCTTCGTCACCATCCAGGACCTTTCCGGGCGCATCCAGCTCTACGTCCAGCGCGACGCCGTGGGCGAGGGCGTCTATGCCGAATTCAAGCACTGGGACATCGGCGACATCGTCGGCTGCGTCGGCACCGTGTTCAAGACCAAGACCGGCGAGCTCTCGGTCAAGGCCGCCGAGATCCGCCTGCTGACCAAGAGCCTGCGTCCGCTGCCGGACAAGTTCCACGGCCTCACCGACGTCGAGCAGAAGTACCGTCAGCGCTACGTCGACATGATCATGAACGAGCAGACGCGCTTCACCTTCGTCGCCCGCAGCCGCATGGTCCAGTCGATCCGCAACTACATGACCGGCCACGGCTTCCTCGAAGTCGAGACGCCGATGATGCACCCCATCCCCGGCGGCGCCGCGGCGAAACCCTTCACCACCCACCACAACGCGCTCGACATGGAGCTGTTCCTGCGCATCGCGCCCGAGCTCTACCTCAAGCGTCTGGTGGTGGGCGGCTTCGAGAAGGTCTTCGAGGTCAACCGCAACTTCCGCAACGAAGGCCTCAGCCCCCGCCACAACCCCGAATTCACCATGATGGAGTTCTACGAGGCGTACGCTAACTACCGCACGCTGATGGACTTCACCGAAGGCCTGATCCGCCAGGCCGCGCGCGAGGCGCTCGGCACCGAGTCCTTCGTCTACCAGGGCCGCGAGCTCGACCTCTCCAAGCCCTTCCACCGCCTCACCATCGTCCAGGCGATCCGCAAGTACCACCCGGGTTTCACCGAAGCGCAGCTGGCCGACGCCGCGTGGATCAAGGACAAGATCGTCGCCTTCGGCGAGAAGGTGAAGCCGGGCGGGCTGGGCAGCCTGCAGCTGCAGCTCTTCGAAGCCTGCGCCGAAGCCGAGCTGTGGGAGCCGACCTTCATCATCGACTACCCGGTCGAGGTCTCGCCGCTGGCGCGCGCCTCCGACACCGATCCCGAGATCACCGAGCGCTTCGAGCTCTTCATCGTCGGCCGCGAGATCGCTAACGGCTTCTCCGAACTCAACGACCCCGAAGACCAGGCCGCGCGCTTCCGCGCCCAGGTCGCGGCCAAGGAAGCCGGCGACGAGGAAGCGATGTACTTCGATGCCGACTACATCCGCGCGCTCGAATACGGCCTGCCCCCGACCGGCGGCTGCGGCATCGGCATCGACCGCCTGGTGATGCTGCTGACCGATTCGCCCTCGATCCGCGACGTCATCCTCTTCCCCCAGATGCGCCCGGAGTAA
- the trmA gene encoding tRNA (uridine(54)-C5)-methyltransferase TrmA, whose product MPLPVIDPARYEEQLAAKLARYRADFAAFDLPEPAVFRSAPLHYRLRAEFRLWHHDGRIDYAMFDSAEPKQPVLLDTFPAVAAPIATLMPRLRDAIQASEPLRRRIFQVEFLATLSGECLVSLVYHRPLDEAWEAAARTLAAALDIQLIGRSRKQKIVLERDWVQEVLEVDGARLRYQQVEGSFTQPNGGVNQHMLSWARAQAKGLGGDLLELYCGNGNFTVALAPCFGRVLATELSKTSVRAAHTNLADNGVANVTLVRMASEEISDALAGGREYRRMQGVDPAGYRFSTLFVDPPRAGLDEGTIALAKGFDNLLYISCNPDTLRANVAALAATHRIAAAAAFDQFPYTHHLECGLLLQRR is encoded by the coding sequence ATGCCCCTGCCCGTCATCGACCCCGCCCGCTACGAGGAACAGCTCGCCGCCAAGCTCGCACGCTACCGTGCCGACTTCGCCGCATTCGACCTGCCCGAACCGGCAGTCTTCCGCTCCGCGCCGCTGCACTATCGCCTGCGCGCCGAGTTCCGCCTGTGGCATCACGACGGCCGCATCGACTACGCGATGTTCGACAGCGCCGAGCCGAAGCAGCCCGTCCTGCTCGACACCTTTCCCGCCGTCGCCGCGCCCATCGCCACGCTGATGCCGCGCCTGCGCGACGCGATCCAGGCCAGCGAGCCGCTGCGGCGCCGGATCTTCCAGGTCGAGTTCCTCGCCACCCTGAGCGGCGAATGCCTGGTGAGCCTGGTCTACCATCGCCCGCTCGACGAAGCCTGGGAGGCCGCCGCGCGCACGCTCGCCGCCGCGCTCGACATCCAGCTCATCGGCCGCAGCCGCAAGCAGAAGATCGTGCTCGAACGCGACTGGGTGCAGGAGGTGCTCGAGGTCGACGGCGCGCGCCTGCGCTACCAGCAGGTCGAGGGCAGCTTCACCCAGCCCAACGGCGGTGTGAACCAGCACATGCTGAGCTGGGCGCGCGCGCAGGCGAAGGGCCTGGGAGGAGATCTGCTCGAGCTCTACTGCGGCAACGGCAACTTCACCGTGGCGCTGGCGCCGTGCTTCGGCCGCGTGCTCGCCACCGAGTTGAGCAAGACTTCGGTGCGTGCCGCCCACACCAACCTCGCCGACAACGGCGTCGCCAACGTGACCCTGGTGCGGATGGCGAGCGAGGAGATCAGCGACGCCCTCGCCGGCGGGCGCGAATACCGCCGCATGCAGGGGGTGGATCCGGCCGGCTACCGCTTTTCCACGCTGTTCGTCGACCCCCCGCGCGCCGGGCTGGACGAAGGCACGATCGCGCTGGCGAAAGGCTTCGACAACCTTCTCTACATCTCCTGCAACCCGGACACGCTGCGCGCCAACGTCGCCGCCCTCGCCGCCACCCACCGCATCGCGGCGGCGGCGGCGTTCGACCAGTTCCCCTACACCCACCACCTCGAGTGCGGGCTGCTGCTGCAGCGGCGCTGA